A window of Vigna unguiculata cultivar IT97K-499-35 chromosome 4, ASM411807v1, whole genome shotgun sequence contains these coding sequences:
- the LOC114182303 gene encoding uncharacterized protein LOC114182303, translated as MSNVIEKFGVKIVRNPPEENLTELGVRKWTKWNCPPSKFGWTYGNKETCYILEGKVKISLYGKEESVEIAAGDLVVFPKGLTCTWDVLVAVDKHYNCG; from the exons ATGAGTAACGTGATCGAGAAATTTGGCGTTAAGATTGTAAGGAACCCTCCTGAAGAGAACCTCACTGAACTTGGTGTTAGGAAATGGACAAA ATGGAATTGCCCTCCGAGCAAATTCGGATGGACATATGGAAATAAGGAGACTTGCTATATCTTGGAAGGAAAAGTGAAGATTAGCCTATATGGGAAAGAGGAGTCAGTGGAAATTGCTGCTGGTGATTTGGTTGTGTTTCCAAAAGGGTTGACTTGCACTTGGGATGTATTAGTTGCTGTTGACAAGCACTATAACTGTGGATGA